A window of Macrotis lagotis isolate mMagLag1 chromosome X, bilby.v1.9.chrom.fasta, whole genome shotgun sequence contains these coding sequences:
- the LOC141497487 gene encoding olfactory receptor 1f45-like — protein sequence MERGNQSGISEFILLGLSDQPEQQRLLFFLFFLMYLITGLGNMLIILAIRTCSCLHTPMYFFLSNLSLGDICFTSTTIPKMLANHVAGNKTIPYAGCLTQIFFFIFFGAIESILLTVMAYDRYVAICVPLHYSMIMTPKVCVVLIVISWFGGFVTSLIHTVLLTRLSFCGHTEIPHFFCDLSPLLKLACSDTFINDLMVNTVGVLTVNIPFIVILISYTRIFVTVLKIPSTAGKWKAFSTCGSHLTVVSLFYGTIIGVYFSPTSTHTAQQDTATAVMYTVVTPMLNPFIYSLRNKDIKRALKMLFTRKPGLPL from the coding sequence atggaaagaggaaatcagtctGGAATCTCTGAGTTCATCCTCCTGGGACTTTCAGACCAGCCTGAGCAGCAGAGACTCCTattcttcttgttttttcttatgtACCTGATCACAGGCTTGGGGAATATGCTCATCATTCTGGCTATTAGGACCTGTTCATGCCTCCACACCCCTATGTACTTCTTCCTTAGCAATTTGTCCCTGGGTGATATCTGCTTCACCTCTACAACTATCCCCAAGATGCTGGCAAATCATGTAGCTGGAAACAAAACAATTCCTTATGCAGGGTGTTTAACACAaatattcttcttcattttctttggggCTATAGAAAGTATTCTTCTCACTGTCATGGCTTATGACCGCTATGTGGCTATCTGTGTCCCACTACATTATTCCATGATCATGACCCCAAAGGTCTGTGTCGTTCTGATAGTAATATCCTGGTTTGGAGGTTTTGTTACTTCTCTGATACACACTGTCCTACTGACTCGTCTTTCATTCTGTGGACACACTgaaattcctcattttttctgTGACCTCAGTCCCCTGCTAAAGTTGGCCTGTTCAGACACATTCATCAATGACCTGATGGTCAACACAGTAGGGGTGCTAACAGTTAATATCCCCTTCATTGTCATCCTTATCTCTTACACTCGAATTTTTGTGACTGTGCTGAAGATTCCATCAACTGCAGGGAAGTGGAAAGCCTTCTCCACCTGTGGTTCCCATCTCACTGTGGTCTCTCTATTCTATGGAACAATCATTGGAGTATACTTCAGTCCCACATCCACCCACACAGCCCAACAGGATACAGCCACAGCTGTGATGTACACTGTTGTAACTCCAATGCTGAATCCTTTTATCTACAGCTTAAGGAACAAGGACATAAAAAGAGCCCTGAAAATGCTCTTCACCAGGAAACCAGGCCTCCCCTTGTGA
- the LOC141497489 gene encoding olfactory receptor 1f45-like encodes MERGNQSGVSEFILLGLSDQPEQQRLLFFLFLLMYLITGLGNLLIILAIRTSSCLHTPMYFFLSNLSLGDICFTSTTIPKMLANHVSGNKTIPYAGCLTQVFFFIFFGVIDCIILTAMAYDRYVAICTPLHYSMIITPKVCGLLIVASWFWASVNALINTILLTHLSFCGHSEIPHFFCDLSPLLKLACSDTFINNLMVNTIGALTIIISFIGILISYAQIFVTVLRIPSTAGKWKAFSTCGSHLTVVSLFYGTIIGVYFSPTSTHTVQQDTAAAVMYTVVTPMLNPFIYSLRNKDIKGALRMILTRKPSLYL; translated from the coding sequence atggaaagaggaaatcagtctGGAGTCTCTGAGTTCATCCTCCTGGGACTTTCAGACCAGCCTGAGCAGCAGAGGCTCCTgttcttcttgtttcttcttatGTACCTGATCACAGGTCTAGGGAATCTGCTCATCATTCTGGCCATTAGGACCAGTTCATGCCTCCACACTCCCATGTACTTCTTCCTTAGCAATTTGTCACTGGGTGACATCTGTTTCACCTCTACAACTATCCCCAAGATGCTGGCAAATCATGTATCTGGAAACAAAACAATTCCTTATGCTGGGTGTCTAACACAAgtattcttcttcattttctttggggTGATAGATTGTATCATTCTCACTGCCATGGCTTATGACCGTTATGTGGCTATCTGTACCCCACTACATTATTCCATGATCATCACTCCAAAGGTCTGTGGCCTTCTCATAGTTGCATCCTGGTTTTGGGCCTCTGTCAATGCTCTGATAAATACCATTCTACTGACCCATCTTTCATTCTGTGGTCACAGTgaaattcctcattttttctgTGACCTCAGTCCCTTGTTGAAGTTGGCATGCTCAGACACCTTCATTAATAACCTGATGGTCAACACAATTGGGGCACTAACAATTATCATTTCCTTCATTGGCATCCTTATCTCCTATGCTCAAATTTTTGTGACTGTGCTAAGGATCCCATCTACTGCAGGAAAGTGGAAAGCTTTCTCCACCTGTGGCTCCCATCTTACTGTAGTTTCTCTGTTCTATGGGACAATCATTGGAGTCTATTTTAGCCCCACATCCACCCACACAGTCCAACAGGACACAGCCGCAGCTGTGATGTACACTGTGGTCACTCCAATGCTCAATCCTTTCATCTACAGCCTAAGGAACAAAGACATAAAAGGAGCCCTGAGGATGATCCTCACCAGGAAACCAAGCCTTTATTTGTGA